The following proteins are encoded in a genomic region of Glycine max cultivar Williams 82 chromosome 18, Glycine_max_v4.0, whole genome shotgun sequence:
- the LOC102668114 gene encoding uncharacterized protein gives MDQVQCQAFRKAYRKIWDLAMIEVSVEAITSLAHYYDQSLRCFTFRDFQLFPTIKEFEGILGCPNGVVGILRQRLEERAETLADQGEWTSSIDILALLVFGIVLFPNVDGLVDLAVIDVFLAYHHNKESSVIAVLADAYDTFDLRCEKSSARIVCCTPALYVWLVSHIFLHEGRPVSPLQDHRMCAKKGKVNWEELLAGYPMRRALPEEIITPFVARGFSEGNAKMLQRIRKAWNTMERKDKELIGSSNGVIGDYHKWLRARTQGITWLPKLKSPSGGRN, from the exons ATGGATCAAGTTCAATgtcaagccttccgcaaggcaTATAGGAAAATCTGGGATTTGGCCATGATAGAAGTGTCCGTTGAAGCCATCACATCCCTCGCTCACTATTACGACCAGTCGCTCAGATGCTTCACATTTAGGGACTTTCAGTTGTTTCCAACCATAAAAGAGTTTGAAGGGATCTTGGGATGCCC gaatgggGTGGTAGGGATACTAAGGCAACGCTTGGAGGAAAGGGCCGAAACTTTGGCAGATCAAGGAGAGTGGACTTCATCCATTGATATATTAGCACTGTTGGTGTTTGGGATTGTACTCTTTCCAAATGTAGATGGGCTAGTGGATTTAGCAGTGATCGACGtttttcttgcttatcaccacaACAAGGAAAGCTCGGTCATTGCTGTTTTGGCTGATGCATATGACACATTCGACTTGAGATGCGAAAAGAGCAGTGCGAGAATTGTCTGTTGTACCcccgctctttatgtatggttggtctcccatatttttcttcatGAAGGTAGACCCGTCTCTCCTCTACAAGATCATCGCATGTGTGCCaaaaagggaaaagtaaatTGGGAGGAACTCTTGGCAG gctaccctatgagaaGGGCACTGCCGGAAGAGATCATCACACCTTTCGTCGCACGAGGTTTCAGTGAAGGCAATGCAAAAATGCTTCAGAGAATTCGAAAAGCGTGGAATACAatggaaagaaaagataaggagCTTATAGGAAGCAGCAACGGTGTCATCGGCGACTATCATAAATGGTTGAGGGCTCGGACGCAAGGGATAACTTGGCTCCCGAAGCTAAAAAGTCCAAGTGGGGGAAGAAATTGA